In the genome of Delphinus delphis chromosome 15, mDelDel1.2, whole genome shotgun sequence, one region contains:
- the NUBP2 gene encoding cytosolic Fe-S cluster assembly factor NUBP2 isoform X1, with translation MEAAGEPGNLAGVRHIILVLSGKGGVGKSTISTELALALRHAGKKVGILDVDLCGPSIPRMLQVQGKAVHQCDSGWVPVFVDQEQSISLMSVGFLLEKPDEAVVWRGPKKNALIKQFVSDVAWGQLDYLVVDTPPGTSDEHMAVVDTLRPYSPLGALVVTTPQAVSVGDVRRELTFCKKVGLRVIGVVENMSGFVCPHCAECTNVFSRGGGEELARHAGVPFLGSVPLDPELTRSLEEGRDFIQGFPESPAFPALSCIAQKILNEAPVGLS, from the exons ATGGAGGCGGCAGGAG AGCCTGGAAACCTGGCTGGCGTCCGGCACATCATCCTCGTTCTTTCGGGAAAGGGGGGTGTTGGGAAAAGCACCATCTCCACGGAGCTGGCCCTGGCCCTGCGCCACGCGGGCAAGAAG GTGGGTATCCTCGACGTGGACCTGTGTGGCCCCAGCATCCCCCGCATGCTCCAGGTGCAGGGCAAGGCTGTGCATCAGTGTGACAGTGGCTGGGTGCCTGTCTTCGTGGACCAGGAGCAGAGCATCTCCCTCATGTCTGTGGGCTTCCTGCTAGAGAAGCCGGATGAGGCAGTGGTGTGGAGAGGCCCCAAGAAGAACG CACTGATAAAGCAGTTTGTGTCCGATGTGGCCTGGGGGCAGCTGGACTACCTGGTTGTGGACACGCCCCCAGGGACCTCTGATGAGCACATGGCCGTGGTGGACACCCTGCGCCCCTACAGCCCCCTGGGGGCCCTCGTGGTCACCACGCCCCAG GCAGTGTCCGTGGGGGATGTGAGGCGGGAGCTGACCTTCTGTAAGAAGGTGGGGTTGCGGGTGATCGGGGTCGTGGAGAACATGAGCGGCTTCGTCTGCCCACACTGCGCG GAGTGCACCAACGTCTTCTCCAGGGGAGGCGGCGAAGAGCTGGCCAGACACGCTGGAGTCCCCTTCCTGG GCTCTGTGCCCCTGGACCCCGAGCTCACGCGGAGCCTGGAGGAGGGCCGAGACTTCATCCAGGGGTTCCCCGAGAGCCCCGCGTTTCCTGCGCTCTCTTGCATAGCCCAGAAGATTCTGAATGAGGCGCCTGTTGGACTCTCCTGA
- the SPSB3 gene encoding SPRY domain-containing SOCS box protein 3 isoform X1, which yields MARRPRSSRAWHFVLSAARRDADARAVALAGSTNWGYDSDGQHSDSDSDPEYASLPSSIPSAVPVTGESFCDCDSQSEAFCGSLHTAHRGRDCRCGEEDEYFDWVWDDLNKSSATLLSCDNRKVNFHMEYSCGTAAIRGTKELGEGQHFWEIKMTSPVYGTDMMVGIGTSDVDLDKYHHTFCSLLGRDEDSWGLSYTGLLHHKGDKTSFSSRFGQGSIIGVHLDTWHGTLTFFKNRKCIGVAATKLQNKRFYPMVCSTAAKSSMKVIRSCASITSLQYLCCYRLRQLRPDSGDTLEGLPLPPGLKQVLHHKLGWVLSMSCGHRKPPTPSPMANPSSPETRRCQRKRCRRT from the exons ATGGCCAGGCGCCCACGGAGCAGCAGAGCGTGGCATTTTGTCCTGAGTGCAGCTCGCCGAGATGCGGATGCCCGGGCCGTGGCTCTGGCAGGGTCCACCAACTGGGGCTACGACTCTGATGGGCAG CACAGCGACTCAGATTCCGACCCCGAGTATGCATCTCTGCCGTCATCCATCCCCAGCGCCGTGCCTGTGACTGGGGAGTCCTTCTGCGACTGTGACAGTCAGAGTGAGGCCTTCTGCGGCAGTCTGCACACCGCCCACCGGGGCAGGGACTGCCGCTGCGGGGAGGAGGACGAGT ATTTTGACTGGGTCTGGGATGACCTGAATAAGTCTTCAGCCACCCTGCTGAGCTGTGACAACCGGAAGGTCAACTTCCACATGGAATACAGCTGTGGCACAGCGGCCATCCGGGGTACaaaggagctgggggagggccaGCACTTCTGGGAGATCAAGATGACCTCGCCCGTCTATGGCACTGACATG ATGGTGGGCATCGGGACATCGGACGTGGACCTGGACAAGTACCACCACACGTTCTGCAGCCTGCTCGGCCGGGACGAGGACAGCTGGGGCCTCTCCTACACGG GCCTCCTCCACCACAAGGGCGACAAGACGAGCTTCTCCTCCCGGTTCGGCCAGGGCTCCATCATTGGCGTGCACCTGGACACCTGGCATGGGACACTGACCTTTTTTAAGAACAGGAAGTGCATAG gagtgGCAGCCACCAAGCTGCAGAACAAGAGGTTCTACCCAATGGTGTGCTCCACGGCGGCCAAGAGCAGCATGAAGGTGATCCGCTCCTGTGCCAGCATCACCTCCCTGCAATACCTGTGCTGCTACCGCCTGCGCCAGCTGCGGCCTGACTCTGGGGACACGCTCGAGGGCCTGCCCCTGCCGCCCGGCCTCAAGCAGGTGCTGCACCACAAGCTGGGCTGGGTCCTGAGCATGAGCTGCGGCCACCGCAAGCCCCCCACACCCTCGCCCATGGCCAATCCCAGCAGCCCTGAGACCCGGCGCTGCCAGAGGAAGCGCTGCCGAAGGACCTAG
- the SPSB3 gene encoding SPRY domain-containing SOCS box protein 3 isoform X2, whose translation MRMPGPWLWQGPPTGATTLMGSAVPVTGESFCDCDSQSEAFCGSLHTAHRGRDCRCGEEDEYFDWVWDDLNKSSATLLSCDNRKVNFHMEYSCGTAAIRGTKELGEGQHFWEIKMTSPVYGTDMMVGIGTSDVDLDKYHHTFCSLLGRDEDSWGLSYTGLLHHKGDKTSFSSRFGQGSIIGVHLDTWHGTLTFFKNRKCIGVAATKLQNKRFYPMVCSTAAKSSMKVIRSCASITSLQYLCCYRLRQLRPDSGDTLEGLPLPPGLKQVLHHKLGWVLSMSCGHRKPPTPSPMANPSSPETRRCQRKRCRRT comes from the exons ATGCGGATGCCCGGGCCGTGGCTCTGGCAGGGTCCACCAACTGGGGCTACGACTCTGATGGGCAG CGCCGTGCCTGTGACTGGGGAGTCCTTCTGCGACTGTGACAGTCAGAGTGAGGCCTTCTGCGGCAGTCTGCACACCGCCCACCGGGGCAGGGACTGCCGCTGCGGGGAGGAGGACGAGT ATTTTGACTGGGTCTGGGATGACCTGAATAAGTCTTCAGCCACCCTGCTGAGCTGTGACAACCGGAAGGTCAACTTCCACATGGAATACAGCTGTGGCACAGCGGCCATCCGGGGTACaaaggagctgggggagggccaGCACTTCTGGGAGATCAAGATGACCTCGCCCGTCTATGGCACTGACATG ATGGTGGGCATCGGGACATCGGACGTGGACCTGGACAAGTACCACCACACGTTCTGCAGCCTGCTCGGCCGGGACGAGGACAGCTGGGGCCTCTCCTACACGG GCCTCCTCCACCACAAGGGCGACAAGACGAGCTTCTCCTCCCGGTTCGGCCAGGGCTCCATCATTGGCGTGCACCTGGACACCTGGCATGGGACACTGACCTTTTTTAAGAACAGGAAGTGCATAG gagtgGCAGCCACCAAGCTGCAGAACAAGAGGTTCTACCCAATGGTGTGCTCCACGGCGGCCAAGAGCAGCATGAAGGTGATCCGCTCCTGTGCCAGCATCACCTCCCTGCAATACCTGTGCTGCTACCGCCTGCGCCAGCTGCGGCCTGACTCTGGGGACACGCTCGAGGGCCTGCCCCTGCCGCCCGGCCTCAAGCAGGTGCTGCACCACAAGCTGGGCTGGGTCCTGAGCATGAGCTGCGGCCACCGCAAGCCCCCCACACCCTCGCCCATGGCCAATCCCAGCAGCCCTGAGACCCGGCGCTGCCAGAGGAAGCGCTGCCGAAGGACCTAG
- the IGFALS gene encoding insulin-like growth factor-binding protein complex acid labile subunit isoform X1 has translation MALRRGGPALVVLLVSWAVLGSHSLEEVESAAPADPEGPQCPAVCSCGHDDYTDELSVFCSSRNLTQLPSGIPDGTRALWLDGNNFSFIPAATFRNLSSLGFLNLQGSGLASLEPQALLGLQNLYHLHLERNQLRSLAARTFLHTPGLASLGLNNNLLSRVDEDLFRGLAHLWDLNLGWNSLAVLPDTAFQDLASLRELVLAGNKLAYLQPALFCGLSELRELDLSRNALRSVKPNVFVKLPKLQKLYLDHNLITAVAPGAFLGMKALRWLDLSHNRVGGLLEDTFPGLLGLHVLRLSHNAIAGLRPRTFKDLHFLEELQLGYNRIRQLPEEAFEGLDQLEVLALNNNQLQELKAGVFLGLYNLAVMNLSGNCLRNLPEQAFQGLGKLHSLHLEGSCLGCLGPHTFTGLSGLRRLFLKDNGIAAIDEQSLGGLAELLELDLTSNQLTHLPGQLFQGLSHLEYLLLSRNRLSALSVDALGPLQRIFWLDVSHNRLEALPETVLAPLGRLRYLSLRNNSLRTFVPQPPGLERLWLEGNPWDCGCPLKALRAFTLQHPGVVPRFVQAMAEGDDGHQPPAYAYNNITCASPPSISGLDLRDIGEAHFAHC, from the coding sequence gaGGCCCGGCCCTGGTGGTGCTGCTAGTCTCCTGGGCAGTGCTGGGCTCCCACAGCCTGGAGGAAGTGGAGTCCGCGGCACCAGCAGACCCTGAGGGCCCCCAGTGCCCAGCCGTCTGCTCCTGCGGCCACGACGACTACACAGATGAGCTCAGCGTCTTCTGCAGCTCTCGGAACCTCACGCAGCTGCCCAGCGGCATCCCGGACGGCACCAGGGCCCTGTGGCTGGATGGAAACAACTTCTCCTTCATTCCCGCGGCCACCTTCCGGAACCTCTCCAGCCTGGGCTTCCTCAACCTGCAGGGCAGCGGGCTGGCCAGCCTGGAGCCACAGGCGCTGCTGGGCCTGCAGAACCTGTACCACCTGCACCTGGAGCGGAACCAGCTGCGCAGCCTGGCAGCCCGCACCTTCCTGCACACGCCGGGCCTGGCCTCGCTCGGCCTCAACAACAACCTGCTCAGCCGGGTAGACGAGGACCTCTTCAGGGGCCTTGCCCACCTCTGGGACCTCAACCTGGGCTGGAACAGCCTGGCCGTGCTGCCCGACACTGCATTCCAGGACCTGGCCAGCCTACGCGAGCTGGTGCTGGCGGGCAACAAGCTGGCCTACTTGCAGCCCGCGCTCTTCTGCGGCCTCAGTGAGCTCCGCGAGCTGGACCTGAGCAGGAATGCCCTGCGGAGCGTCAAACCCAATGTCTTCGTCAAGTTGCCCAAGCTCCAGAAGCTCTACCTGGACCACAACCTCATCACCGCTGTGGCCCCAGGTGCCTTCCTGGGCATGAAGGCGCTGCGCTGGCTGGACCTGTCACACAACCGCGTGGGTGGCCTCCTGGAGGACACCTTCCcggggctgctgggcctgcacgttcTGCGCCTCTCACACAATGCCATCGCCGGCCTACGGCCCCGGACCTTCAAGGACCTTCACTTCCTGGAGGAGCTGCAGCTTGGCTACAACCGTATCCGGCAGCTGCCGGAAGAGGCCTTCGAGGGCCTGGACCAGCTGGAGGTGCTGGCGCTCAACAACAACCAGCTACAGGAGCTCAAGGCAGGCGTCTTCCTGGGCCTCTACAACCTGGCCGTCATGAACCTCTCTGGCAACTGTCTGAGGAACCTTCCAGAGCAGGCGTTCCAGGGCCTGGGCAAGCTGCACAGCCTGCACCTGGAGGGCAGCTGCCTGGGCTGCCTCGGCCCACACACCTTCACCGGCCTCTCGGGGCTGCGCCGGCTCTTCCTCAAGGACAACGGCATTGCGGCCATCGATGAGCAGAGCCTGGGGGGGCTGGCCGAGCTGCTAGAGCTGGACCTCACCTCCAACCAGCTCACGCACCTGCCTGGCCAGCTCTTCCAGGGCCTCAGCCACCTGGAGTACCTCCTCCTGTCCCGCAACCGGCTGTCTGCGCTATCGGTGGATGCCCTGGGGCCCCTGCAGCGCATCTTCTGGCTGGATGTGTCGCACAACCGCCTGGAGGCGCTGCCTGAGACTGTGCTCGCGCCACTGGGGCGGCTGCGCTACCTCAGCCTCCGGAACAACTCGCTGCGGACCTTTGTGCCGCAGCCCCCCGGCCTGGAGCGCCTGTGGCTCGAGGGCAACCCCTGGGACTGCGGCTGCCCCCTCAAGGCCCTGAGGGCCTTCACCCTGCAGCACCCGGGCGTCGTGCCCCGCTTCGTCCAGGCCATGGCAGAGGGAGATGACGGCCACCAGCCGCCCGCATACGCCTACAACAACATCACCTGCGCCAGTCCCCCCAGCATCTCGGGCCTTGACCTGCGCGACATCGGCGAGGCCCACTTTGCCCACTGCTGA
- the NUBP2 gene encoding cytosolic Fe-S cluster assembly factor NUBP2 isoform X2, whose amino-acid sequence MEAAGEPGNLAGVRHIILVLSGKGGVGKSTISTELALALRHAGKKVQGKAVHQCDSGWVPVFVDQEQSISLMSVGFLLEKPDEAVVWRGPKKNALIKQFVSDVAWGQLDYLVVDTPPGTSDEHMAVVDTLRPYSPLGALVVTTPQAVSVGDVRRELTFCKKVGLRVIGVVENMSGFVCPHCAECTNVFSRGGGEELARHAGVPFLGSVPLDPELTRSLEEGRDFIQGFPESPAFPALSCIAQKILNEAPVGLS is encoded by the exons ATGGAGGCGGCAGGAG AGCCTGGAAACCTGGCTGGCGTCCGGCACATCATCCTCGTTCTTTCGGGAAAGGGGGGTGTTGGGAAAAGCACCATCTCCACGGAGCTGGCCCTGGCCCTGCGCCACGCGGGCAAGAAG GTGCAGGGCAAGGCTGTGCATCAGTGTGACAGTGGCTGGGTGCCTGTCTTCGTGGACCAGGAGCAGAGCATCTCCCTCATGTCTGTGGGCTTCCTGCTAGAGAAGCCGGATGAGGCAGTGGTGTGGAGAGGCCCCAAGAAGAACG CACTGATAAAGCAGTTTGTGTCCGATGTGGCCTGGGGGCAGCTGGACTACCTGGTTGTGGACACGCCCCCAGGGACCTCTGATGAGCACATGGCCGTGGTGGACACCCTGCGCCCCTACAGCCCCCTGGGGGCCCTCGTGGTCACCACGCCCCAG GCAGTGTCCGTGGGGGATGTGAGGCGGGAGCTGACCTTCTGTAAGAAGGTGGGGTTGCGGGTGATCGGGGTCGTGGAGAACATGAGCGGCTTCGTCTGCCCACACTGCGCG GAGTGCACCAACGTCTTCTCCAGGGGAGGCGGCGAAGAGCTGGCCAGACACGCTGGAGTCCCCTTCCTGG GCTCTGTGCCCCTGGACCCCGAGCTCACGCGGAGCCTGGAGGAGGGCCGAGACTTCATCCAGGGGTTCCCCGAGAGCCCCGCGTTTCCTGCGCTCTCTTGCATAGCCCAGAAGATTCTGAATGAGGCGCCTGTTGGACTCTCCTGA
- the EME2 gene encoding LOW QUALITY PROTEIN: probable crossover junction endonuclease EME2 (The sequence of the model RefSeq protein was modified relative to this genomic sequence to represent the inferred CDS: inserted 1 base in 1 codon; substituted 2 bases at 2 genomic stop codons), translating to MAGQPPRSGRKMPPRAAGRARRRKRRLQPPTWEISDSDIEGPAGEEAAARVRDSAEEHRAAAEVLRRLRPEQAVRRLAVLMDPAILEDAGADILMEALDALSCECRVEPERPAWSLGWSRVKPDPCSLSVPPEVWAADEQDRLLLLEPEEFLQGVVQLTQTCGPTCSVPRISPESPACLHLAVIGXDVYLWSYQSSTQEAWQPERLVVTRAXVAVGWPEVEEALVLLQLWVNVDVLLVASWXELSQHVCAFTKALTQRPFKCMTLTLLGAAAGGMGVPGGVAVLGRAVPGVAPPRAGQQPRRVARDGTGLRGACWQQIRQFNCVSPAVANAVVAAFPSPCLLQQVCVACGMEQGCLALLADLPVRMGKGVRPHRLGPDLSCCICLFLMTTIPDLPLDLGS from the exons ATGGCCGGGCAGCCTCCGCGCTCCGGCCGGAAGATGCCACCGCGCGCCGCGGGGCGAGCCCGACGCCGGAAGCGGCGG CTGCAGCCCCCGACCTGGGAGATATCGGACTCGGACATCGAGGGCCCCGCGGGCGAGGAGGCCGCCGCCAGGGTCCGAGACTCGGCGGAAGAGCACAGGGCGGCGGCCGAGGTGCTGCGGAGGCTGCGGCCCGAGCAAGCCGTGCGGCGCCTGGCGGTGCTCATGGACCCAG CCATTCTGGAAGATGCCGGTGCCGACATCCTGATGGAGGCTCTGGACGCCCTGAGCTGTGAGTGCCGCGTGGAGCCCGAACGCCCTGCATGGAGCCTCGGGTGGAGCAGAGTGAAGCCAGACCCTTGCTCCCTCAGT GTGCCTCCTGAGGTGTGGGCTGCGGATGAGCAGGAccggctgctgctgctggagccTGAGGAGTTTCTGCAGGGCGTTGTCCAGCTGACCCAg ACATGTGGCCCAACCTGTTCTGTGCCCCGGATCAGTCCTGAGAGCCCTGCCTGCCTCCACCTGGCTGTCATTG CTGATGTTTACCTGTG GTCTTACCAGTCCAGTACCCAGGAGGCATGGCAGCCAGAGCGTCTAGTGGTGACTCGTGCCTAGGTGGCAGTTGGCTGGCCCGAGGTGGAGGAG GCCCTGGTGCTTCTGCAGCTCTGGGTAAACGTGGATGTGCTGTTGGTGGCCTCCTGGTAGGAGCTGAGTCAGCATGTGTGTGCCTTCACCAAGGCCCTCACCCAGCGTCCCTTCAAGTGTATGACCCTCACCCTGCTGGGGGCTGCAGCGGGAGGGATGGGAGTGCCGGGCGGGGTGGCAGTGCTGGGCAGG GCAGTCCCGGGAGTTGCACCACCGCGTGCTGGGCAGCAGCCGAGAAGAGTGGCAAGAGATGGCACCGGCCTGCGGGGGGCCTGCTGGCAGCAGATCAGGCAGTTCAACTGCGTCAGCCCGGCTGTGGCCAATGCTGTTGttgctgccttcccttccccctgcctTCTGCAACAG GTGTGCGTGGCCTGTGGCATGGAGCAGGGGTGCCTAGCCCTCCTGGCTGACCTCCCTGTGAGGATGGGCAAGGGTGTGCGGCCCCATAGGTTGGGACCTGATCTCTCCTGCTGCATCTGCCTCTTCCTGATGACCACCATCCCCGACCTCCCGCTGGACCTGGGCTCCTGA